In Gadus macrocephalus chromosome 4, ASM3116895v1, the following proteins share a genomic window:
- the LOC132455407 gene encoding NACHT, LRR and PYD domains-containing protein 3-like: MQNESQFLTCSVYCVCSLNGCDLSERCCEALASVLSSNSSRLRELDLSTNDLQDSGVKLLSAGLGSPHCTLETLSLSGCLVTQEGCASLASALSSNPSHLRELDLSYNHPGDSGAVQLSAGLEDPLWRLDTLSVEHGGVWRLKPALKKYACDLTLDPNTAYRGLSLSEDNRKVTLVGEDQSYPDHPDRFDSWAQVLGREALTGRCYWEVEWEGRVVIGVTYRGITRRGGGADSGLGQNNKSWGLYCYDGGYSARYNGIKTALPLPPPRWLHQSRSVSGPACWLSVLLQSVPRWRRVLRHTDTPPHLLLLLHPGGPPPGGGGSERGGVSVSVIDTHRTSSRGSGYWNCVWGSSASLCRL; the protein is encoded by the exons atgcaaaatgaatcacagttcctaacgtgttctgtttattgtgtgtgcagcctcaatggctgtgatctgtcagagagatgctgtgaagctctggcctcagttctcagctccaactcctctcgtctgagagagctggatctgagtaccaatgatctgcaggattcaggagtgaagctgctctctgctggactggggagtccacactgtacactggaaactctcag cttgtctggctgcctggtcacacaggaaggctgtgcttctctggcctcagctctgagctccaacccctcccatctgagagagctggacttgagctacaatcacccaggagactctggagctgtgcagctctctgctggactggaggatccactctggagactggacactctcag tgtggagcacggtggagtgtggaggctgaaaccagctctaaagaagt atgcctgtgacctcacactggaccccaacacggcctacagaggactctctctgtctgaggacaacaggaaggtgacgctggttggagaggaccagtcgtatccggatcacccagacagaTTTGACTCCTGGgcccaggtgttgggtagagaggctctgactggccgctgttactgggaggtagagtgggaaggACGGGTTgttataggagtgacatacagaggaatcacaaggagaggagggggtgctgACAGCGGGCTTGGacagaacaacaagtcctggggtctttattgttatGATGGTGGTTACTCTGCCCGGTACAACGGTATAAagacagccctccctctcccccccccccgctggctccaccagagtaggagtgtatctggaccggcctgctggctctctgtccttctacagagtgtccccaggtggaggagggtcctcagacacactgacacacctccacaccttctgctcctccttcacccaggaggacctcctcccgggggtggtggtagtgagaGGGGGGGCGTCTCTGTGTCggttatagacacacacaggacctcctcccgggggtcCGGGTACTGGAACTGTGTCTGGGggtcctcagcctctctgtgtcggttgtag